In the genome of Candidatus Nitrosotenuis sp. DW1, one region contains:
- a CDS encoding indole-3-glycerol phosphate synthase TrpC — translation MSDVLKKLVKNSQTAISDGIYEISERLPNSGMDLVDSIRNNPHASLITEIKFASPSLGEIRKVSDPVSIAKAMIRGGAVGLSVLTQPYLFSGSPKYFMEVRRQVKVPMLMKDIVIDKIQIDAAKKIGADYMLLIQSLFDMGHLREIDEFISYGHKNGLKVLVEAHTESEFVNSMKTDADIIGINNRNLDTLEIDINTTKKLLENQKKSKITLSESGINSPDDIKFLKKCGADAFLIGSSIMKSNNIEENVRGLVNAI, via the coding sequence ATGAGTGATGTTTTAAAAAAACTTGTAAAGAATTCTCAGACTGCCATAAGCGATGGAATTTATGAAATTTCAGAACGACTGCCAAATTCAGGCATGGATCTTGTAGATTCTATCCGAAATAACCCGCATGCGTCTCTCATAACTGAGATAAAATTCGCGTCTCCATCACTGGGAGAAATCAGAAAAGTCTCAGACCCAGTATCAATTGCCAAGGCAATGATACGAGGAGGGGCAGTAGGGCTATCTGTCCTTACCCAGCCCTATCTGTTTAGCGGCTCGCCAAAGTATTTTATGGAGGTCAGACGGCAAGTCAAAGTTCCGATGCTGATGAAAGATATCGTTATTGACAAAATCCAAATTGACGCTGCAAAAAAAATCGGTGCAGACTATATGTTGCTAATACAATCATTATTTGACATGGGCCACCTAAGAGAAATCGACGAGTTCATATCCTATGGCCATAAAAATGGCTTGAAGGTACTAGTCGAGGCGCACACAGAATCAGAATTTGTAAATTCGATGAAAACAGATGCAGATATCATTGGCATAAATAACCGAAATCTAGATACGCTTGAAATTGACATAAACACCACAAAAAAACTATTAGAGAACCAGAAAAAATCAAAAATAACATTGTCTGAAAGTGGAATTAATTCGCCTGATGATATCAAATTCCTAAAAAAGTGCGGCGCCGATGCGTTTTTGATTGGCTCAAGCATAATGAAAAGCAACAACATTGAAGAAAATGTTAGAGGACTGGTAAACGCAATA